One Sporomusaceae bacterium ACPt DNA window includes the following coding sequences:
- the gcvT gene encoding Aminomethyltransferase has protein sequence MTARQTPLYETHVKYGGKIVEFGGWLLPVRYTGILDEHKAVREKAGLFDVSHMGEVLVTGPDALVFLQKLVTNDVSRLADTQVQYTPMCYPDGGTVDDLLIYKRNHDEYLLVINAANIEKDWRWLTENSAGFDVELTNLSDETAELALQGPLAEAILRNLTDTPVEQLGYYWFIPEARVAGKTVMLSRTGYTGEDGFEIYCCPEEAAYLWEAVMEAGRPYGLMPAGLGCRDTLRFEAALPLYGHELSAAVTPIEAGIDKFVSLDKGEFNGRATLAEQKAHGPKRKIAGFVLTGRGIPRADYPVISEGRRIGTVTTGSYAPTLDKNIGLALVEAGYAQPGQQFDVEIRGKNVPAQVIAKPFYRRKGE, from the coding sequence ATGACAGCACGGCAGACGCCACTCTATGAGACCCATGTCAAGTACGGTGGTAAAATCGTCGAATTCGGCGGCTGGCTGCTTCCCGTCCGGTATACGGGGATTCTTGACGAACACAAGGCGGTTAGGGAAAAAGCCGGACTATTTGATGTTTCCCATATGGGTGAGGTTTTGGTGACAGGGCCGGACGCTCTGGTATTTTTGCAGAAACTGGTAACTAATGATGTTTCCCGTTTAGCGGACACGCAGGTACAATATACGCCCATGTGTTACCCTGATGGCGGCACGGTTGACGATTTGCTCATTTACAAACGCAATCATGATGAATACTTGCTGGTTATTAACGCTGCCAACATTGAGAAAGATTGGCGCTGGCTGACGGAAAATAGCGCCGGGTTCGATGTAGAATTAACGAATTTATCAGATGAAACTGCCGAACTGGCCCTGCAGGGACCACTGGCTGAGGCTATCTTGCGCAATTTGACTGACACTCCTGTAGAGCAACTTGGCTATTACTGGTTTATACCGGAAGCCCGCGTAGCCGGCAAGACGGTCATGCTTTCCCGGACCGGCTATACGGGTGAAGATGGTTTTGAGATTTATTGTTGTCCGGAAGAGGCCGCTTACCTTTGGGAAGCTGTCATGGAGGCAGGCAGACCCTATGGTCTGATGCCGGCCGGCCTGGGATGCCGCGACACGCTGCGGTTTGAAGCCGCTCTTCCTTTGTACGGCCATGAATTGTCGGCCGCCGTTACGCCCATTGAGGCAGGGATCGACAAATTTGTTAGCTTAGATAAAGGTGAATTTAACGGGCGGGCTACTCTGGCCGAACAAAAAGCGCACGGACCCAAACGGAAAATTGCCGGTTTTGTTCTTACCGGCCGGGGTATCCCCAGAGCCGATTACCCGGTAATCAGCGAGGGACGCCGGATTGGCACGGTGACAACCGGGTCTTATGCACCTACCCTTGACAAGAATATCGGTCTTGCGCTGGTTGAGGCCGGATATGCTCAGCCTGGCCAGCAATTTGACGTGGAAATCCGCGGAAAAA